In Zunongwangia profunda SM-A87, the following proteins share a genomic window:
- a CDS encoding M20/M25/M40 family metallo-hydrolase, translated as MSKNLQALIALLLISFYCWLSYYSLKPSGIPEEISENEFSVGKAFQHVEKIGDSPHYLGSAAHSSVRNYIVNELQKLGLEVQTQEDFVLNDAAILSRPQNILTRIKGSGNGDALVLMTHYDSQPHSSHGASDAGSGVATILEGLRAFIAEGNPPKNDLIVLFTDAEEIGLMGAELFVRQPSWAKDARLALNFEARGSGGSSFMLLETNAGNAKLIKAFKEAHVPYPTTNSLAYSVYKLLPNDTDLTVLRESGNINGFNFAFIGDHFDYHTANDIPENLDLETLAHQGDYLMPLLHYFQDADLNLLNSDNDLLYFNLPFGQFVTYPFGWIMPMLILAFILFFTVVGYGIFKKKLSVKAIFKGFVPYFLSLIIGGLLVFGLWKFCLYIYPEYSEMLHGFTYNGYSYITAAVLLSLTVAFFVYHKFYNEDKTASQFVASLFLWILICALLAVGLKGAAYFIIPAYFGFIQLLLMMHKKQPNIILNTILSLPALFILFPFIQMFPVALGLKMLFLAGILSILLFTLFLPVFGYFAKKDLLAVLLFLGFNAFMFYAHFTSEFTAERPKPNSLVYLYDADEDKANWYSYDEMPDEWTRKYFGEDPVILTNAETKFSSKYNSGFTWRSDAPKIDIKSPEIILQKIDSSNNEFQYSLKIAPNRDAKRIEIYTENITDFNDFKVNGLQAENVKLGEESFNMFTRRWKNRLLSYYISSKDTLRMNFSLDKTKSAEFILYESSYDLLENKELDVSRRSETMIPKPFILNDAVIYKKRIMLNQ; from the coding sequence ATGTCTAAAAATCTTCAAGCTCTCATTGCTTTACTACTTATAAGTTTTTACTGCTGGTTAAGTTACTATAGTCTTAAACCTTCGGGAATTCCTGAAGAAATTTCAGAAAATGAATTTTCTGTAGGCAAAGCTTTTCAACATGTAGAGAAAATTGGCGACTCGCCTCATTATTTAGGAAGTGCGGCACATAGTTCTGTAAGAAATTATATCGTTAACGAGCTCCAAAAACTAGGCTTAGAAGTACAAACCCAGGAGGATTTCGTGCTAAATGATGCCGCAATTCTTAGCCGACCACAAAATATTTTAACCCGAATCAAAGGGAGTGGAAACGGAGACGCACTCGTTTTAATGACACATTATGACAGTCAGCCACATTCTTCACACGGCGCCAGTGATGCCGGAAGCGGTGTTGCTACTATCCTTGAAGGTTTAAGAGCATTTATAGCTGAAGGGAATCCCCCTAAAAATGATCTTATCGTATTATTTACCGATGCGGAAGAAATCGGGCTTATGGGAGCCGAATTATTTGTAAGACAACCCTCCTGGGCAAAAGATGCAAGACTAGCCTTAAATTTTGAAGCCCGTGGTAGCGGTGGGAGTTCTTTTATGCTGTTAGAAACCAACGCAGGAAACGCTAAACTTATCAAAGCTTTTAAAGAAGCCCACGTTCCATATCCTACCACAAATTCTTTAGCTTACAGTGTTTATAAATTATTACCCAACGACACCGATCTTACGGTCCTAAGGGAGTCTGGAAATATCAACGGATTCAATTTTGCATTTATCGGTGATCATTTCGACTATCATACCGCTAACGACATTCCTGAAAACCTGGATTTAGAAACGCTGGCTCATCAGGGTGATTATCTAATGCCACTACTCCATTATTTCCAGGATGCAGATCTAAATCTGTTAAATTCAGACAACGATCTATTATATTTTAATCTTCCTTTTGGTCAATTTGTAACGTATCCTTTTGGTTGGATTATGCCTATGCTCATCCTGGCATTTATATTATTTTTCACTGTTGTAGGATATGGGATTTTTAAAAAGAAACTTAGTGTTAAGGCTATATTCAAAGGTTTTGTCCCTTATTTTTTAAGCCTGATTATTGGTGGACTTTTGGTATTTGGACTTTGGAAGTTTTGTCTTTACATCTACCCTGAATACTCTGAAATGCTGCATGGCTTTACCTACAATGGCTATAGTTATATTACTGCGGCCGTGTTATTGAGTTTGACCGTTGCCTTTTTTGTTTACCATAAATTTTATAATGAAGATAAAACCGCTTCTCAATTTGTAGCGTCCTTATTTTTATGGATACTCATCTGTGCTTTACTTGCTGTGGGTTTAAAAGGCGCTGCTTATTTTATAATTCCGGCTTATTTTGGTTTTATACAGTTGCTTTTAATGATGCATAAAAAGCAGCCTAATATTATCCTGAACACGATTTTAAGCTTACCGGCTTTATTCATTCTGTTTCCATTTATCCAGATGTTTCCGGTAGCTTTGGGTTTAAAAATGCTATTCCTTGCAGGTATTTTAAGTATCTTGTTATTTACGCTGTTTTTACCTGTTTTTGGCTATTTCGCCAAAAAAGATCTCCTCGCAGTATTGTTGTTCTTAGGCTTTAATGCCTTTATGTTTTATGCACATTTCACATCAGAATTTACTGCAGAAAGGCCAAAACCTAATAGCCTGGTGTATTTGTATGATGCTGATGAGGATAAAGCGAACTGGTACTCATATGATGAAATGCCCGATGAATGGACCAGAAAATATTTTGGAGAAGACCCGGTAATTTTAACGAATGCAGAAACAAAATTTAGCAGTAAGTATAACTCGGGTTTTACCTGGAGAAGCGATGCTCCAAAAATTGATATAAAATCACCAGAAATCATTCTTCAAAAAATTGATAGTTCCAATAACGAATTTCAATATTCGTTGAAAATTGCACCAAATCGTGACGCTAAAAGAATAGAGATTTATACGGAAAATATCACCGATTTTAATGATTTTAAAGTTAACGGATTACAAGCTGAAAACGTTAAATTGGGAGAAGAATCCTTTAATATGTTTACACGCCGATGGAAGAATCGCTTACTTAGCTATTATATTTCCAGTAAAGATACGCTTAGAATGAATTTCAGTTTAGATAAAACAAAGTCGGCCGAATTTATTTTATATGAATCCAGCTACGATCTTTTGGAAAATAAAGAGTTAGATGTTTCAAGGCGATCTGAAACGATGATCCCAAAACCATTTATTTTAAATGATGCAGTGATTTATAAGAAGAGGATTATGCTGAATCAATAG
- a CDS encoding NAD(P)H-binding protein codes for MQISILGCGWLGLPLAKKLVYDGYSLKGSTTTQHKMHKLSAEGITPYHLELYESGVQGDIQSFLSGSDILLIDIPPGLRKNPEINFTKKITNIISNIEYSGIKKLIFTSSTSVYEDQEEFPEYTENSKPNGTSEAAKQLINCENALQNNPNFKTTILRFGGLISDDRHPITMLSGRTDIKNGEAPVNLIRRDDCISLIATILKNDEFGTVFNAAYPEHPKKSEYYTKEAKSRNIKAPEYDKNRPSKGKIISSVNLDKIGFEFKYEI; via the coding sequence ATGCAAATTTCAATATTAGGATGTGGTTGGTTAGGATTACCATTGGCCAAGAAACTGGTATACGATGGATATTCTCTAAAAGGATCAACCACCACACAACATAAAATGCACAAGCTTTCTGCAGAAGGCATTACTCCTTATCATTTAGAACTTTATGAAAGCGGAGTGCAGGGAGATATTCAATCTTTTTTGTCAGGCTCTGATATTCTTCTTATTGATATCCCGCCAGGATTACGAAAAAACCCTGAAATTAATTTCACTAAAAAGATCACTAATATTATTTCAAATATTGAATATTCAGGTATTAAAAAATTAATTTTTACAAGTTCTACCAGTGTTTATGAAGATCAGGAGGAATTCCCGGAATATACTGAAAACTCTAAACCTAATGGAACATCTGAAGCGGCAAAACAGCTGATAAACTGTGAAAATGCTTTGCAAAACAACCCTAATTTTAAAACGACCATCCTAAGGTTTGGTGGCTTAATAAGCGACGATAGGCACCCTATTACGATGCTTTCGGGTAGGACTGACATAAAAAATGGAGAAGCTCCTGTTAATTTAATTCGACGTGATGATTGTATCTCCTTAATTGCTACAATCCTCAAAAATGATGAATTTGGAACGGTATTTAACGCGGCGTATCCCGAGCATCCTAAAAAATCTGAATACTATACCAAAGAAGCAAAATCTAGAAATATAAAAGCCCCAGAATACGACAAAAATCGCCCTTCTAAAGGAAAAATAATTTCTTCAGTAAATTTGGATAAAATTGGGTTTGAGTTTAAATATGAGATTTAA